A single genomic interval of Salinarchaeum sp. IM2453 harbors:
- a CDS encoding deoxyuridine 5'-triphosphate nucleotidohydrolase — MYRSGSFVAEHIEPVNAEQVQPNGVDLTTEMIYEQITPGAIRQNGKEIGDRAEIEMVNGEFQLSAGAYILQYGEVISVPDGHIGFVLPRSSLMRNSGMLNTAVWDAGYEGKGEGLLTVNRPLTIEQGARIAQFVLAEANHDGHYNGSYQHERVSETE, encoded by the coding sequence ATGTATCGTTCTGGGTCTTTTGTTGCAGAGCATATTGAACCGGTGAACGCTGAGCAGGTACAGCCAAATGGCGTGGATTTGACTACCGAAATGATTTATGAACAGATTACCCCCGGTGCAATCCGTCAGAACGGGAAGGAAATTGGAGATCGAGCTGAGATTGAGATGGTTAACGGTGAATTTCAGCTTTCGGCAGGTGCCTACATTCTCCAGTACGGAGAGGTAATCTCTGTTCCTGACGGCCACATCGGTTTTGTACTACCGCGATCCTCCCTTATGCGTAATTCCGGCATGCTCAATACTGCTGTCTGGGATGCAGGGTATGAAGGCAAAGGAGAAGGCCTTCTCACCGTAAACCGACCACTTACTATTGAGCAGGGCGCACGAATTGCTCAGTTTGTACTAGCCGAAGCAAATCATGACGGACACTATAATGGATCCTATCAGCACGAACGGGTCAGCGAAACAGAGTAG
- a CDS encoding RNA-guided endonuclease TnpB family protein, giving the protein MKHTLRFRAYLPDDVATEAWRHIDILRQIRNHAVRDYYNADYNDRPSDYDQHNKLKNWTDQWPTFAEPSQHAAQQAITQIHSDLETLKERRKEGYNVGRLKWQGAGEFRSVSYNQPRRWNVDHNTGDDRFVRLRLEKIGWFKIRADRDVPPAEDIDEIILKQETTGEWYVSLVTTVEGTPGKPSLSEIDPEDCVGVDLGITSYILTSENLSVDTLDLSDEYDRYAREQRKLARKEHGSANWENQRRKVARAKRTIKRKVEDFQHKLTTWLVTEYDVVAVEDLDAKPMLETSQNAKNKQDAAWSRFIELLEYKAELHGTHVETVKPEGTTKECAVCGVETDKPLWVREHSCPACGHTEDRDLNAAKNMLYRGLKQLGLGQSESTPVETALPTLTPQRETVSAKRVVETGSPGA; this is encoded by the coding sequence ATGAAACACACGCTTCGCTTCCGTGCGTATCTGCCCGATGACGTAGCAACCGAAGCGTGGCGGCACATCGACATCCTCCGGCAGATTCGCAACCACGCTGTCCGAGACTACTACAACGCAGACTACAACGACAGGCCATCTGACTACGACCAACACAACAAACTCAAAAACTGGACAGACCAGTGGCCCACCTTTGCAGAACCCTCTCAACACGCCGCACAACAAGCCATCACCCAAATCCACAGCGATCTGGAAACCTTGAAAGAACGGCGAAAAGAAGGCTACAACGTCGGACGGTTGAAATGGCAAGGAGCGGGCGAATTCCGGTCGGTGTCGTACAATCAACCCCGTCGCTGGAACGTGGATCACAACACGGGCGACGACCGGTTCGTGCGACTCCGACTCGAAAAAATTGGCTGGTTCAAAATCCGAGCAGACCGCGACGTCCCACCAGCAGAGGACATTGACGAGATAATCCTGAAACAAGAAACGACGGGCGAATGGTACGTCTCGCTCGTCACCACTGTGGAAGGCACGCCGGGGAAACCGTCACTAAGCGAGATCGACCCCGAAGACTGTGTGGGTGTTGACCTTGGCATTACCAGCTACATCCTCACGTCGGAGAACCTGTCCGTTGATACACTCGACCTGTCCGATGAGTACGACCGTTACGCCCGCGAACAGCGGAAACTCGCTCGAAAAGAACACGGGTCCGCTAACTGGGAGAACCAGCGTCGGAAGGTGGCCCGAGCGAAACGAACAATCAAGCGGAAGGTCGAAGATTTCCAGCACAAACTGACGACGTGGTTGGTTACAGAGTACGATGTCGTGGCCGTCGAAGACTTAGATGCGAAGCCAATGCTGGAAACCAGCCAGAACGCCAAGAACAAGCAGGATGCCGCGTGGTCACGGTTTATCGAACTGTTGGAGTACAAGGCTGAGCTACACGGCACACACGTTGAAACGGTGAAGCCGGAAGGCACGACGAAAGAGTGCGCTGTGTGTGGTGTTGAGACGGATAAGCCACTCTGGGTGCGGGAACACTCGTGTCCAGCGTGCGGTCATACGGAAGACCGCGATCTGAACGCGGCGAAGAATATGCTCTACAGAGGACTCAAGCAGTTAGGGCTGGGACAGTCCGAATCAACGCCTGTGGAGACTGCGCTCCCTACGCTCACGCCTCAGCGAGAGACTGTGAGTGCAAAGCGCGTCGTTGAAACAGGAAGCCCTGGGGCTTGA
- a CDS encoding AbrB/MazE/SpoVT family DNA-binding domain-containing protein, which translates to MSQMECYPKIRQRGVVTIPEEVRDGLNLEEGDQLKLTVEKLD; encoded by the coding sequence ATGAGTCAGATGGAATGTTACCCGAAGATACGACAGCGCGGTGTCGTTACAATCCCAGAAGAAGTCCGAGACGGGCTTAATCTCGAAGAAGGCGACCAGCTGAAACTCACCGTCGAAAAACTCGACTGA
- the dph2 gene encoding diphthamide biosynthesis enzyme Dph2: MANNDGIGGSGLVLTHDREWDYELDRIADAVAEKDAETIGLQFPEGLKRQSTDVVDDIDAYLDRDVSMLVSGKPCYGACDLDMELARRTDLFIHFGHTPMQNSDGMIYVPLFSNVDPLPIVEQALESIPNSTEKVGLTTTAQHLNKIDGIKKFIKNDGYTPLTDDGDERLTREGQVLGCNYTSADLDAEYLLYVGGGKFHPVGLAMEHPEKTVVIADPVNNIVTEAESEQFIKKRYATIHKAMDATTWGVIYCTKIGQGRWETATEIVEDNENAYLITTDEVTPDRLHSFDVDAFVNTGCPRITTDDGPQFPKPLLTPEEYEIATGQKPMDELSFDTFHGTW, encoded by the coding sequence ATGGCGAATAACGATGGTATTGGCGGCTCAGGGCTTGTCCTTACTCATGATCGGGAATGGGACTATGAACTTGATCGGATTGCTGACGCCGTCGCCGAGAAGGATGCTGAGACAATTGGTCTGCAGTTCCCCGAAGGACTAAAACGGCAGTCAACAGATGTTGTAGACGACATTGATGCCTACCTTGATCGCGATGTTTCCATGCTTGTCTCTGGAAAGCCTTGCTATGGAGCATGTGATCTTGATATGGAGTTAGCTCGACGGACAGATTTATTCATTCATTTCGGTCATACCCCAATGCAAAACAGCGATGGGATGATATACGTTCCGCTGTTCTCAAATGTTGATCCACTGCCCATTGTTGAGCAAGCATTAGAGTCAATTCCTAACTCTACAGAGAAGGTTGGGCTCACAACCACAGCCCAGCATCTCAATAAAATCGATGGGATTAAGAAGTTTATTAAAAATGACGGTTACACACCACTAACTGACGACGGCGATGAACGACTAACTCGCGAAGGTCAGGTCTTGGGATGCAATTATACAAGTGCAGATCTTGATGCGGAATATCTCCTTTATGTAGGTGGCGGTAAGTTCCATCCGGTTGGATTGGCGATGGAACACCCCGAAAAGACCGTTGTGATAGCTGATCCGGTAAACAATATTGTCACCGAAGCAGAGTCGGAACAGTTTATCAAAAAACGCTACGCAACGATCCACAAAGCGATGGACGCAACTACCTGGGGAGTTATTTACTGTACAAAGATTGGACAAGGCCGATGGGAGACAGCAACAGAAATTGTGGAAGATAACGAGAACGCATATCTGATCACAACGGACGAGGTGACTCCAGACCGTCTCCATAGCTTCGATGTTGATGCATTTGTAAACACTGGCTGTCCGCGAATCACGACCGATGACGGACCACAGTTCCCAAAGCCACTACTGACACCGGAAGAGTATGAGATTGCGACCGGGCAAAAACCAATGGATGAGTTGTCATTTGATACGTTCCACGGGACTTGGTAA
- a CDS encoding ABC transporter permease, with amino-acid sequence MSLTDILSIRRTNRTIGLLLPALLGSLILLYFALPFVMFLFRTGSADIISGLSTPEAQLAIRNSLITAPISTMIATALGVPLAYVLARRSFRGKRFVEALVVLPLIVPPVVGGAMILTAVGRFTPIGSVAAAAGIPLTDSLIGIILAQTFVAAPFVIITARAGFGAIDERLEQASRSLGHGPLRTFWNVSLPLAKGAILAGIVLTFARAIGEFGATMMVAYNPRTMPTQIWVDFIAGGIDEIVPLSLALLGITLVVLAAVQYFSRVPTVIDR; translated from the coding sequence ATGAGCCTTACTGATATCCTCTCAATTCGTCGAACAAATCGCACAATAGGACTGTTACTTCCAGCTCTTCTCGGGAGCTTAATCCTTCTTTATTTTGCATTGCCGTTTGTTATGTTCCTTTTCCGTACTGGCTCAGCTGATATTATCTCAGGACTGTCAACGCCAGAGGCGCAATTAGCAATTCGAAATTCGCTTATTACGGCACCTATCTCGACGATGATTGCAACTGCTCTGGGCGTCCCTCTGGCTTACGTACTAGCCCGACGGTCATTCCGGGGAAAACGCTTCGTTGAGGCCTTGGTCGTCCTCCCACTTATTGTACCACCGGTAGTTGGGGGTGCTATGATTCTTACCGCAGTTGGCCGATTTACACCAATCGGTTCGGTCGCGGCTGCCGCTGGTATTCCGTTAACTGATAGTCTTATCGGGATTATCTTGGCACAGACATTTGTTGCTGCACCATTTGTTATTATCACCGCTCGAGCGGGATTCGGAGCTATCGATGAACGGCTGGAGCAGGCATCACGATCGCTTGGGCACGGACCGCTTCGAACGTTCTGGAATGTTTCGCTCCCGCTGGCAAAGGGTGCAATTCTGGCTGGAATTGTACTGACATTTGCTAGGGCTATTGGTGAGTTCGGAGCAACGATGATGGTCGCATATAACCCTCGAACAATGCCAACCCAGATTTGGGTTGATTTTATCGCGGGGGGTATCGACGAAATTGTTCCACTTTCGCTTGCATTGCTTGGCATTACACTGGTTGTCTTGGCGGCTGTTCAGTACTTTTCTCGTGTACCAACGGTGATTGATCGATGA
- a CDS encoding extracellular solute-binding protein, whose protein sequence is MSPPQNSRSKYLHRRDLLSITSGFVGVSALAGCLTLGSNALTVLSAGSLATTFEDYIGPAFEAETDISLHGEYYGSNAIMRMIEDRTKHPDVIVSADATLLRDRLYGSVTKWDIEFASNSVGIGYDENTDFAEQLDAGNAWYDIIESTDKDDVAIADPDLDPLGYRAIQAFKIAQKEHNLNDDFVSKLDELTYREPEEPQIMSSVETGARSAAIVYQNMAVDHEMPFYEFPEKYNFSNPELENHYATVEYTTDEEEYTAEGRPILYNATVSNEANEQDAGYQLIQFLIDNPDILKEAGLVAGGQLPRASGTVPERIDI, encoded by the coding sequence ATGTCACCCCCCCAGAACAGTCGATCAAAATATCTGCACCGACGGGATCTCCTCAGTATCACTAGCGGATTTGTTGGTGTCAGCGCACTTGCTGGTTGCCTAACCCTTGGATCCAATGCGTTAACCGTTTTGTCTGCTGGTAGTCTGGCCACTACTTTTGAAGATTATATTGGTCCGGCTTTTGAAGCTGAGACTGATATTTCACTACACGGTGAGTACTACGGCTCAAATGCAATTATGCGGATGATCGAAGATAGAACGAAACATCCCGATGTGATTGTGAGTGCTGACGCGACATTACTACGTGATCGGTTGTACGGTAGTGTCACCAAGTGGGATATTGAATTTGCGTCAAATAGCGTTGGTATTGGCTATGATGAAAATACAGACTTTGCTGAACAACTTGACGCCGGAAATGCGTGGTATGACATTATCGAATCGACCGACAAAGATGATGTGGCAATCGCAGATCCGGATCTTGATCCTCTTGGGTACCGTGCTATTCAGGCATTTAAAATCGCACAGAAAGAACACAATCTCAATGACGATTTTGTAAGTAAGCTAGATGAGCTTACATACAGAGAACCAGAAGAACCACAGATAATGTCCAGCGTCGAGACGGGAGCACGATCAGCAGCTATCGTATACCAAAATATGGCTGTTGATCATGAAATGCCGTTTTATGAATTCCCTGAAAAGTATAATTTCAGTAATCCTGAGCTGGAAAACCATTATGCAACCGTTGAATACACGACCGACGAGGAAGAGTACACAGCAGAAGGACGCCCGATACTTTATAATGCAACAGTTAGCAACGAAGCTAACGAGCAGGATGCAGGATATCAACTGATTCAATTCCTTATTGACAATCCCGATATTCTTAAAGAAGCTGGACTGGTTGCTGGAGGTCAGCTTCCCCGTGCTTCAGGAACTGTCCCCGAACGTATTGATATATGA